Proteins encoded in a region of the Flavobacteriales bacterium genome:
- a CDS encoding CPBP family intramembrane metalloprotease has protein sequence MNYDFSWKESDFVPFFTIITATLFFSIYWFIFASEKIKLNFYKKYPDNDQGTIRHVLFTKYAGFVLMGLIPAVLFLIFVPKYTLCDYGIAFNKGTNLITLYWCLGLGAIIIPMNFFAARRPKTFGMYPQIRAKEWDRSLVFRYSLAWCAYLFGYEFLFRGVLFIPLVDTMGVWPAIAINIALYAATHIPKGMDETIGAAPLGLVLCLITLQTGTIWVAFVVHVFLALSNSLFALKFHPEFKMVPQRKK, from the coding sequence ATGAATTACGATTTCAGTTGGAAAGAAAGCGATTTCGTTCCATTTTTTACCATCATCACCGCTACTTTATTCTTCAGTATCTACTGGTTTATTTTTGCGTCGGAAAAAATCAAACTCAATTTTTATAAAAAATATCCGGATAACGATCAGGGAACCATTCGCCACGTATTATTCACCAAATACGCAGGATTCGTTTTAATGGGCCTAATTCCTGCCGTGTTGTTTTTGATTTTTGTCCCCAAATACACTTTATGCGATTACGGAATTGCATTTAACAAAGGAACAAACCTCATCACCTTGTATTGGTGTCTCGGCTTAGGTGCCATTATAATTCCCATGAATTTTTTCGCTGCACGCCGACCAAAAACCTTTGGCATGTATCCGCAAATTCGTGCTAAAGAATGGGATCGTTCATTGGTGTTTCGCTATTCATTAGCCTGGTGTGCTTATTTATTTGGCTATGAATTTTTATTCCGTGGTGTTTTATTTATTCCTCTCGTAGATACCATGGGTGTATGGCCGGCGATTGCCATTAACATTGCACTTTATGCCGCAACGCACATTCCAAAAGGCATGGACGAAACCATCGGTGCTGCTCCGCTTGGATTGGTATTGTGCTTAATTACATTGCAAACAGGAACCATTTGGGTGGCTTTTGTTGTGCATGTTTTTCTTGCGCTTTCCAATTCACTTTTTGCATTGAAGTTCCACCCGGAATTCAAAATGGTACCTCAGCGGAAAAAATAA
- a CDS encoding ferredoxin — translation MIRIIQQREKCIGCNACVEAAFHRWRMNRKDGKCTLIGSINKKGFYQVQVDDHELEENQIAARNCPVNIIKIEKIPK, via the coding sequence ATGATTCGCATTATTCAGCAAAGGGAAAAGTGCATTGGTTGCAATGCTTGTGTAGAAGCAGCCTTTCATCGCTGGCGCATGAATCGCAAGGATGGAAAATGTACTTTAATTGGAAGCATCAATAAAAAAGGATTTTACCAGGTACAGGTGGATGATCACGAGCTGGAAGAAAATCAGATAGCCGCCAGAAATTGTCCGGTGAACATCATCAAAATCGAAAAAATTCCGAAGTAA
- a CDS encoding ATP-binding protein gives MSELIILRGLPGAGKSTLAQLISEENKYPVFSIDDYFTQRESGAYHFDFQKNHLAYRQCQEHTLHAMQRKEKKIILHNTFTLEWEMEPYFKMAAENGYRVHVLTVENRHHGKNIHDIPDEQIVKMAEKYKVVLS, from the coding sequence ATGAGTGAATTAATTATTTTACGCGGACTACCCGGTGCAGGTAAATCAACTTTAGCGCAATTAATCAGCGAGGAAAATAAATACCCTGTTTTTTCAATCGACGATTATTTTACACAGCGCGAAAGTGGAGCATATCATTTCGATTTTCAGAAAAATCATTTAGCCTATCGTCAATGCCAAGAACATACGCTTCATGCCATGCAACGAAAAGAAAAGAAGATTATTCTTCATAATACATTTACGTTGGAATGGGAAATGGAGCCTTATTTTAAAATGGCCGCAGAAAATGGATATAGAGTTCATGTGCTAACCGTAGAGAATCGTCACCACGGAAAAAACATTCACGATATTCCGGATGAACAAATTGTAAAAATGGCCGAAAAATACAAAGTGGTGCTAAGCTAA
- a CDS encoding HutD family protein: protein MIVFTSEKRETIRWAGGTSTQLFVFPSEATFAERNFDFRFSTATVEVAETDFTHFPGIYRHLMILEGELELTHHDRYSKLMRPFDKDQFWGDWKSSSKGKVRDLNLMLRNNWTGSLHHYEFKPGEKAEFHNEESHYELYYIFKGSVAHIDGSPFLNEGDVLVMEPGDSKALLFVVKEKLTLLLAKAIPPSHE, encoded by the coding sequence ATGATTGTATTCACTTCCGAAAAAAGAGAAACCATCCGTTGGGCAGGAGGTACAAGTACACAACTTTTTGTATTCCCAAGCGAAGCCACATTTGCAGAGCGAAATTTCGATTTTCGTTTTAGCACTGCAACTGTAGAAGTGGCAGAAACAGATTTCACTCATTTCCCCGGAATATACCGGCACCTGATGATTCTTGAAGGAGAATTGGAATTAACCCATCACGACCGTTACAGCAAGTTGATGCGTCCCTTTGATAAGGATCAATTTTGGGGCGACTGGAAAAGTTCTTCCAAAGGGAAAGTCCGCGATTTAAATCTGATGCTTAGAAATAACTGGACCGGATCTTTGCATCACTACGAATTCAAACCCGGAGAAAAAGCCGAATTTCATAATGAAGAAAGTCATTATGAATTGTATTATATTTTTAAAGGATCAGTTGCTCATATTGACGGGAGTCCATTTCTCAACGAAGGAGATGTACTGGTAATGGAGCCGGGCGATAGCAAAGCTTTACTGTTTGTAGTCAAAGAAAAACTCACCTTGCTTCTCGCAAAAGCAATTCCGCCATCACATGAGTGA
- a CDS encoding U32 family peptidase, which yields MSMSNKVELMSPAGSWESLMAAVKAGCDSVYFGVEQLNMRARSSNNFTIDDLRKIAEVGKEHQIKTYLTLNTVLYDHDISLMKSIVNAAKESGITAIIAADHAVLNYAKKIEMEVHISTQANISNIDTIEFYSSFADVMVMARELSLKQVADITREIKRRDIRGPKGELIEIEIFAHGALCMAVSGKCYLSLHSNFASANRGACIQNCRKSYIVTDKEEGVEFEVDNEYIMSAKDLCTINFLDQVMDAGVRVLKIEGRGRSADYVNTVTQCYREAIDAWTDGTYSQEKVEGWMKRLETVFNRGFWDGYYLGRTMGEWNNEYGSKATKRKVYIGKGLKYFEKAGAGEFKLETQTLSVGEEIMITGPTTGFIQTIVNEIRVDDQLTDKVKKGDVFTVVINEKIRPSDKLYKVVDA from the coding sequence ATGAGTATGAGCAATAAAGTAGAGTTGATGTCACCCGCCGGTTCCTGGGAATCGCTGATGGCCGCCGTAAAAGCCGGTTGCGACAGTGTTTATTTTGGGGTGGAGCAGCTCAATATGCGTGCGCGTTCTTCGAACAATTTCACCATCGACGATTTGCGCAAAATTGCCGAGGTGGGAAAGGAACATCAGATTAAAACCTATCTCACCCTAAACACGGTGCTTTACGATCACGATATTTCGCTGATGAAATCGATCGTTAACGCAGCTAAAGAGAGTGGAATTACAGCCATTATTGCAGCGGATCATGCGGTGCTGAACTATGCGAAGAAAATTGAGATGGAAGTGCATATTTCTACTCAGGCAAATATTTCAAACATCGATACGATTGAATTTTATTCTTCGTTCGCCGATGTAATGGTGATGGCCCGTGAATTAAGTTTAAAGCAAGTGGCTGATATCACCCGTGAAATAAAACGCAGAGATATTCGCGGACCTAAAGGTGAACTGATTGAAATTGAAATTTTCGCTCACGGTGCATTGTGCATGGCAGTTTCGGGAAAATGTTATTTGAGTCTGCATTCCAATTTTGCATCTGCCAACCGTGGAGCTTGTATTCAGAATTGCAGAAAAAGTTATATCGTAACCGATAAGGAAGAAGGGGTGGAATTTGAGGTGGACAATGAATATATCATGTCGGCCAAGGATCTTTGCACCATTAATTTTCTCGATCAGGTAATGGATGCCGGTGTTCGAGTTTTAAAAATTGAAGGACGTGGTCGGTCGGCCGATTATGTTAACACCGTTACCCAATGTTACCGCGAGGCAATTGATGCCTGGACGGATGGCACCTATTCCCAGGAAAAAGTAGAAGGATGGATGAAGCGACTCGAAACCGTATTTAACCGCGGTTTTTGGGATGGATATTATCTGGGCCGCACCATGGGTGAATGGAATAATGAATATGGTTCTAAAGCAACGAAGCGAAAAGTTTATATCGGTAAAGGATTAAAATATTTTGAAAAAGCCGGTGCCGGAGAATTTAAACTCGAAACACAAACGCTTTCGGTGGGAGAGGAGATTATGATTACGGGTCCCACTACCGGATTTATTCAAACCATCGTAAATGAAATTCGGGTGGATGATCAGCTCACCGATAAGGTGAAAAAAGGAGATGTCTTCACCGTGGTGATAAACGAGAAGATTCGTCCCTCCGATAAACTGTATAAGGTAGTCGACGCCTGA
- a CDS encoding SDR family oxidoreductase, which yields MKYFVSGSNGYIGSWLVKALRDGGHEVHALVREPSRARHIESLGAKLFKGDVLDPQSIREAMEGTDGAFHMAAFAKVWAKDPKTFFDMNVVATNHILDAAKALGVKRTVVTSTAGVFGASLYGTINENSSRDLDFFNEYESSKALSESKIKDYVIDGLDVVIVSPTRVYGPYLQGNPESVTLLIDKFVNGSWRFIPGDGSKIGNYVYVDDVVNGHLLAMEKGRKGHTYILGGTNHDYNEFFDTLKQVSGVRRRMIHMPIGIQMMFSRIQLLKTKFGGEPLITPKWIAKGKYDWKVDPSKAVKELGLTITPLEKGLSLTTQWAKSRKK from the coding sequence ATGAAATATTTCGTAAGCGGATCTAACGGTTATATCGGTTCCTGGTTGGTAAAGGCACTGCGTGATGGCGGACATGAAGTTCATGCACTGGTTCGTGAACCTTCGCGTGCACGACACATTGAATCGCTGGGAGCCAAATTGTTTAAAGGCGATGTGCTCGACCCCCAATCCATTCGTGAAGCCATGGAAGGTACCGATGGAGCATTCCATATGGCCGCCTTTGCGAAAGTCTGGGCAAAAGATCCGAAGACCTTTTTCGACATGAATGTTGTTGCCACCAATCACATTTTGGATGCAGCAAAAGCATTGGGAGTAAAGCGCACGGTGGTGACAAGTACCGCAGGTGTATTCGGTGCTTCATTATACGGAACCATCAACGAAAACTCCTCCCGCGATCTCGATTTTTTTAATGAATACGAAAGTTCAAAAGCACTGAGCGAATCGAAAATCAAAGATTATGTCATTGATGGATTAGATGTGGTTATCGTTTCACCTACGCGGGTATACGGACCCTATCTGCAGGGAAATCCCGAATCGGTAACCTTGCTCATTGATAAATTTGTAAACGGAAGCTGGCGATTTATTCCGGGCGACGGAAGTAAAATCGGAAATTACGTTTATGTGGATGATGTAGTAAACGGTCATCTGCTTGCTATGGAAAAAGGAAGAAAAGGACATACCTACATCCTTGGAGGCACCAATCACGATTACAATGAATTTTTCGACACACTTAAACAAGTGAGTGGCGTTCGAAGAAGAATGATTCACATGCCGATTGGAATACAAATGATGTTTTCGCGCATTCAGTTATTGAAAACAAAATTCGGAGGCGAGCCATTGATTACACCCAAATGGATTGCCAAAGGAAAATACGATTGGAAAGTGGATCCATCCAAAGCCGTTAAGGAATTGGGATTAACCATTACTCCATTGGAAAAAGGACTAAGCCTGACTACTCAATGGGCTAAATCGCGAAAAAAATGA